In one window of Helianthus annuus cultivar XRQ/B chromosome 17, HanXRQr2.0-SUNRISE, whole genome shotgun sequence DNA:
- the LOC110922080 gene encoding uncharacterized protein LOC110922080 — translation MEIAELNLISDFEAGIKCLQNPSLISKLPQLYSFWTYGALIIAVFATFTNIFKKIKMFIHHIRLKLLLSYQNSCPQQIFDDDDFDFDFSDDGGSDDTPSSVAESDEDIEHSEDDEHGRVNEVFRAEGGGSYWNDEGHDGNFTLRRRNGFSWSDFSAGKSVVQLWDSFGLGLDFEDDENEIAIWDLDREVKLSSGRRVTAARGEETVVLTAEVDGGNGGVGFGTYDSRVDERSPAIYAAWRPRQRNVWVDGKEE, via the coding sequence atggaaatcGCAGAACTTAACCTCATATCCGACTTCGAAGCCGGAATCAAATGCTTACAAAACCCCTCCTTAATCTCCAAACTCCCTCAATTATACAGTTTCTGGACATACGGTGCTCTGATCATCGCAGTTTTCGCTACTTTCACAAACATTTTTAAGAAAATAAAGATGTTTATACACCACATACGCCTCAAGCTTTTACTCTCCTATCAAAACTCATGCCCCCAGCAAATTTTCGACGACgatgactttgactttgacttttccGACGACGGCGGCTCCGACGATACGCCGTCGTCGGTGGCGGAGTCCGATGAGGATATAGAACATTCAGAGGACGATGAACATGGTCGTGTAAACGAAGTGTTTCGAGCTGAAGGTGGTGGTAGTTATTGGAATGATGAAGGGCATGATGGTAATTTCACTCTCCGGCGGCGTAACGGGTTTTCTTGGTCGGATTTTTCCGCCGGGAAAAGTGTGGTGCAGTTGTGGGATAGTTTTGGTTTAGGGTTAGATTTTGAAGATGATGAGAATGAAATTGCGATATGGGATTTGGATCGGGAGGTGAAATTGAGCTCTGGGAGGCGCGTGACGGCGGCGCGTGGGGAGGAGACGGTGGTGTTGACGGCTGAGGTTGATGGTGGGAATGGTGGAGTGGGGTTTGGGACGTATGATTCTAGGGTGGATGAGAGGTCTCCAGCGATATATGCCGCGTGGCGGCCACGGCAGCGGAATGTTTGGGTTGATGGTAAGGAGGAGTGA